The genomic stretch GTTCGAGATCCGCCGTTGCCGTCATCAAATACTGAATGATTATGGATTGCCTCCGGGAAAGCTGCCGCCCGGCGAGCGCGATCAGATAAGAATTGACGGCCTCTTTGATGGTATCCAGAGCCTCTTCGTTTTTCCGCACGTAACGGAATCGCTCCGGATTGAGATCCAGGAACCCGCGCATCGTGTCCTGCAACATCCTGCGGGTGATCGTTGCCATGCGCTGGAGTTCTTTGAGTGCGGCCACAATGGCTTTCTCCGGCGTTTCAAGATGACTGTCGTCCAGGTGGCTCTTTTCAGGTTCGGCCTGTTGCGACGGAAAGATCCTGGTGACGAACTCGGCATACTGGCGCGTGAATGGCATGAAGATCATCGCCGTGAGCACCTGCACTGCCGTATGGGTATTGGCAATCTGGCGCAGCAAGCTTCCCGAGGTCATCGGGATGACGCTTTCGTAGACCCTGTACATGATCACGGCGATCGCTGCCCCGAAGACGTTGAACATCAGATGCGAGAGGGCGGCGCGCCGGGCGGAGATCGATGCCCCGATGCTGCCGATCAAAGCCGGAGCACAGGTCCCGATGTGCGCTCCTAATATCAAGGGGAAGACCTGGTCGATCGAGGTGAAAACCCGGGCCGTGCTCAGGGCGAAGAGAATACCGATGGTGGCACCGCTGCTCTGGACCAGGGCGGTGAACAGACCTGACAGCAGCAGTCCGAATAACATGCCGGTCACCGTGGCCGCATTTGTGTGTCGAAGAACGTTCTCGAAGTAGCCGGAATTCCGGAGCGGAATGACCGCGTCGCTCATGATCCGCATGCCCAGAAACAGAAGCCCGAAGCCGACTACGACAAGCCCCAGATGCCTGAGCGATTCCCGCCTGGAAACCAGATGACACATCAGGCCGACGAATATGGCCAGGAAGCAGTAGCGATCGATGCTGAAAGAAATAATCTGCATCGACAACGTCGTCCCGACATTCGCTCCGAACATGATGCTGATCGACTGTGCGAGGTCCATCAGACCGGCGTTGGCGAAACCCACCATCATGACGGTTGTCGGTCCGCTATGAATCAATAAACTGAGGAGAGTACCGATGCCGAGACCGGACCACCGGCTGCTGGTAAGCCTGGTAAGGAACACCCGCAGCCTGTGTCCGGCAGTCTTCTGGAATTCGCGGCTCATCAACTCCATCCCGTAGATGAAAAGTCCGATGCCGCCTAACAATTCCGTGATCGAGAAAAAAAGCTCAGAAGCACTGAGAGCCACTTGCCGTCCCCTTTAGGTCCATCTCAGTACAGCGGCGCCGGGAGGCCCAGCCAGAACAGTTTCGACGCCGACTGTTGTGGCGATGGCGAACCCGCTCCCGACCTTCCATCCGCACAGGTCGGGGGGCGCATCGGGCCGCCGCCGGCCTCGCTGCGCTCCGCAGTGTTCATCTGCAGCTCGTCCATCATTTTTTTTGTAGTTCGACGAATCCTGCTTTTTCCAGTACCAGCATGAAGTTCTCGACTTCCTTGAGCGGGATGGGGTCGTACTCAGCCGAGACTCCGTTTCGAATGTCGAGGATAGAGCGTCGTCCATCGATGAAGTTCCTCACCTCGTATTCGCTCCCTTGCAGCTTGTACGCCGGGAGATCCTTGATGTCCTTCAGCGCCGCCCGGAACGCTGCAGAATCGAAATAACCCTGCATCCGGGACGTCCTCACCGGGACAATCCTGCTCAACCGGATTTCGTCGGGCGTCGGCGCCGGCTTCTGATATCTTTGCCCCTCTCTGAGAGCGCGCTGCTCATAAACCTTCTCGACATCGTCTGCCGCAATCTTCATCAAACTGTCCAAAGCCTGGACCCGCGCCTTAAGCAGGCCGTCGAGGGCCGCGTCATTCCTGATGAAGAATTTGATCGAGGCCAGCGCGTCCTTTTCCCGCACAAATCCCTGGGTGACGACATTCACGGCCTCTCTTGCCGCGTCGGCAAGGGTTGCTGCGTCCGCGTTGAGCATCATGCGCTCGGCCCGCAATTTGTCCTTGCCGACGCGCGACAGCCCGCGGTTGGCCGTTTCCGCCATCATGACCTGCGTCTCGCGCGACCCGGCCGAGCCGAGGAAAACCGCCGCAGCCGAGGTGATGAAGGCCACGCGCTTGAGCTGGGTGGCGTCGGCCTTGTCGATGGTATCGCCGCTGGTGTGGTACCACATGTCCGGCCATGCGATGAGCATGAGCGCGGGTACTTTCACGCCGCCGTCCAGAAAGACGACATGGTCGCTGCCGCCTGTGTACTCGCTGATATAGTAGTAGAACGGCTGCAGGGAGCCGTTGGGCGAAACGACCGGGATCTCCGACGCGCCGTATTCCCCGCATTCCTTCTGGGTCTTCCCCAGCCACTCAAACAGGGCTTCGAAAACGTCGTTCAGATACGTCGGCGAGGACCAGGTCGACCGCTCCAGGTTGAAGAAGGACCGGTTCCTGACGATGTCCTCCCCGACCATGTCGAGGTTGATGTCGGCGAAGAAACGCTTGGTGATCTCAGGGTATTTCTGGATATAGGCTGCCGTGCCCGAGATTTCCGGAATGAACAAAAAGCGGATCGAGCGCTTCAGCGGCGGGATCTTGCCGTCGTCCACGAGCTTTTTGATCGCCCGCGCCGTCTCCAGGATGACCGCACAGCCGCTGATGTTGTCGTTGGCACCCTGTTTGGCGAAGCCTTCGAAAAGATGAGCGGTGAAAACGAGCTCCTCATTGGGAAATTCCTTTCCCGGGATCAGAGCGGAGACCATTTCCTCCTGGTACGGGACCATCTGCGTCCTGACGATGGCGCTCATCTCGACCTTCGAGCCCCGCTCGCACAGATCTCGGAGCTCATCGAACTGCCGCTTCGATACGACAAAGCCGAAGGTTTTTTCGTTTTCGCCGACGCGAATCGAACTCCAGCCGATTTCGTCCACATCGTAGTCGGCGTGGCTGCCGCCCCAACCGATGAGCCCCGCGGCCCCGAATTTATCAACGGCCAGCGCTTTGGCCATCCCCGGCGAGCCGTTGACCAGGACGATTTTGCCCTTGACGTCCTTGCCGGTGTACGACTGCTCGCGATTGCCGAAGCCGACGTAAACCAGCTCGGAGGTCACATCCGCCGAGCCGCTGCCGGAGCAAAGCGAAGCCGGGACCTCCTTGAGATCGGCGATCTTCCTCTTCTCCGGGGAGAGCAGCCACAGCTCGGCCGCCTCGGCGTCCCAGGTGCTTTTGGCGCGCGCCGGCAGCCCGATGATTTCGGAATCGGTGATGCCGTATTCTTTAAGCTTGTTAAGGACGTATGCGGTCTCGTAATATCCTTGGACATATTCCTCGGCGCGGCGGTTGCGGTTGACGCCCGCAAGCGCGATCATGTGATGCATGGCCTCATCTCCTGAGGCCTCGTTGGCAATTTCGAGGATCAGATTAGGCGGCAGAATGGTCTCGAGGTAGCGCTGTCGGCCCGACTGGGCGAAGTCCGGCGGGGCAAGCGTGAGCGCCAGGACCAGAACGGCGGTAAGGGTCGCAATCCTCTTCTTCATGTGGGGCTCCTCCCGGAAAAAGGTGAAGCTATCATTCCATAGGATGAAACACGATGAAAAGGAAAACCCGATATCGATGCCTGGCCTTGATTTTATTGACCGTGTTGGCGACACGCGCCGGACTGGCCCAAGTGGAACAGGCGACTCCGCCCGAGGCCGACCACCCCGTAGCCAACCGCGCACCCCTGGCGGCCAGCCCGTTCATGAAACTGCCCATCGGCCGCATCACGCCGCGAGGGTGGTTGCGCAATATGCTTGAAATCGAAAGAGACGGCATGACGGGGCATTTGAAGGAGATCTCCCCCTGGCTGAAGTTCGAGACCAGCGCCTGGGCCAACAAGGAAGGCAAGGGGGAGCGCGGCTGGGAAGAACTGCCTTATTGGTTGAAGGGTTTCGCCGATCTTGGCTACGTACTGAAGGACAACGACATCATCGCGGAGGCGCGCAAGTGGATTGAACTGGTGTTGTCTTCGCAGCGCGCCGACGGCTGGTTCGGTCCGCGCGATCTGCTCACCTCGTTGAAGAGCAAGAATGATCCAAACGGCGTGCCGGATTTGTGGCCGAACATGATCATGCTCAACGTGCTGCAGTCCTTTTATGAATATACCGGGGATAAAAGAGTGATCCCTCTGGTGACTAACTATTTCCAGTGGGAGAACCAGTTGCCTCCCTCCGCCTTTGGCGAGGGCTACTGGCCGCAGATACGCGCCGGCGACAATATTGAGAGTGTTTACTGGCTCTACAACCGGACGGGTGAGCCCTGGCTGCTGGAACTGGCGAAGAAGATTCACGACAACATGGCGCGCTGGGACCAGGACGTGATCAACTGGCACAACGTGAATTTTGCCCAGGGATTTCGCGAGCCGGCGATCTATTGGATGCAGGCAAAGACCGCGGACCTGCTCAACGCCCCCGAGCGCAATTATCAAAAAGCAATGGCTATGTACGGCCAGTTCGCCGGCGGCACTTTTGTGAGCGACGAGAACAGCCGGCCCGGATATATCGATCCGCGAGGTGGTTTCGAAACCTGCGGCATCGTGGAATTCATGCATAGTTTTGAGATGCTGACCAAGATTACCGGCAATCCGCTCTGGGCCGACCGGTGCGAAGAAATCGCGCTCAACAGTTTTCCCGTGGCGGAAACGGCCGACATGAAGGCCCTGCATTACCTCACGTGCGCGAACCAGATCCAACTCGACAGCAGCAGCAAGTCGCCTGCTGTGCAGAACAGCGGCCCGACATTTTCCTACAGCCCCTACCAGGTCTATCGCTGCTGCCAGCACAACGTCTCGCACGGGTGGCCCTACTATGCCGAGGAACTGTGGCTGGCAACACCGGACCATGGTCTCGCCGCATCGCTGTATGCAGCGTCTGAAGTCGACACTCAGGTTG from Terriglobia bacterium encodes the following:
- a CDS encoding Na/Pi cotransporter family protein codes for the protein MALSASELFFSITELLGGIGLFIYGMELMSREFQKTAGHRLRVFLTRLTSSRWSGLGIGTLLSLLIHSGPTTVMMVGFANAGLMDLAQSISIMFGANVGTTLSMQIISFSIDRYCFLAIFVGLMCHLVSRRESLRHLGLVVVGFGLLFLGMRIMSDAVIPLRNSGYFENVLRHTNAATVTGMLFGLLLSGLFTALVQSSGATIGILFALSTARVFTSIDQVFPLILGAHIGTCAPALIGSIGASISARRAALSHLMFNVFGAAIAVIMYRVYESVIPMTSGSLLRQIANTHTAVQVLTAMIFMPFTRQYAEFVTRIFPSQQAEPEKSHLDDSHLETPEKAIVAALKELQRMATITRRMLQDTMRGFLDLNPERFRYVRKNEEALDTIKEAVNSYLIALAGRQLSRRQSIIIQYLMTATADLERIGDHVDSIAELTREKMARNIWFTDDTVMDLIELYKKADQMLLLTIRSFEPSFYDRPTKLAAEILEMRSQYVAYSLDIKQKEKTKILEKKEDALSGIFFHRYVTCFNKIVQHSKTIALVEKEPFFFVKEHKLEKRSDKVEPPGKIKRNKAPYDENIFN
- a CDS encoding glycoside hydrolase family 127 protein, with the translated sequence MKRKTRYRCLALILLTVLATRAGLAQVEQATPPEADHPVANRAPLAASPFMKLPIGRITPRGWLRNMLEIERDGMTGHLKEISPWLKFETSAWANKEGKGERGWEELPYWLKGFADLGYVLKDNDIIAEARKWIELVLSSQRADGWFGPRDLLTSLKSKNDPNGVPDLWPNMIMLNVLQSFYEYTGDKRVIPLVTNYFQWENQLPPSAFGEGYWPQIRAGDNIESVYWLYNRTGEPWLLELAKKIHDNMARWDQDVINWHNVNFAQGFREPAIYWMQAKTADLLNAPERNYQKAMAMYGQFAGGTFVSDENSRPGYIDPRGGFETCGIVEFMHSFEMLTKITGNPLWADRCEEIALNSFPVAETADMKALHYLTCANQIQLDSSSKSPAVQNSGPTFSYSPYQVYRCCQHNVSHGWPYYAEELWLATPDHGLAASLYAASEVDTQVGDGTKIKIIEETDYPFRDIIQLRLSTPKEVEFPLYMRVPRWCEKASVRINGKVTDVKASPSSYIQVKRHWANGDTVMLQLPMKISVRKWAKNKDSVSVDYGPLSFALKIEEKWQKYGKDDLWQEWEVLPATAWNYGLVLNGLDPAGSFKIVRNAGPLARQPFTLEGAPLALQVRARKIPEWQQEAKTGIVGLLPQSPVKSNEPVEQVTLIPMGSARLRISSFPTIAAEPAARKQPNAISKKQKINAEGAAGGRGHGGSGNEATKVLRAQR
- a CDS encoding M28 family peptidase — encoded protein: MKKRIATLTAVLVLALTLAPPDFAQSGRQRYLETILPPNLILEIANEASGDEAMHHMIALAGVNRNRRAEEYVQGYYETAYVLNKLKEYGITDSEIIGLPARAKSTWDAEAAELWLLSPEKRKIADLKEVPASLCSGSGSADVTSELVYVGFGNREQSYTGKDVKGKIVLVNGSPGMAKALAVDKFGAAGLIGWGGSHADYDVDEIGWSSIRVGENEKTFGFVVSKRQFDELRDLCERGSKVEMSAIVRTQMVPYQEEMVSALIPGKEFPNEELVFTAHLFEGFAKQGANDNISGCAVILETARAIKKLVDDGKIPPLKRSIRFLFIPEISGTAAYIQKYPEITKRFFADINLDMVGEDIVRNRSFFNLERSTWSSPTYLNDVFEALFEWLGKTQKECGEYGASEIPVVSPNGSLQPFYYYISEYTGGSDHVVFLDGGVKVPALMLIAWPDMWYHTSGDTIDKADATQLKRVAFITSAAAVFLGSAGSRETQVMMAETANRGLSRVGKDKLRAERMMLNADAATLADAAREAVNVVTQGFVREKDALASIKFFIRNDAALDGLLKARVQALDSLMKIAADDVEKVYEQRALREGQRYQKPAPTPDEIRLSRIVPVRTSRMQGYFDSAAFRAALKDIKDLPAYKLQGSEYEVRNFIDGRRSILDIRNGVSAEYDPIPLKEVENFMLVLEKAGFVELQKK